The segment TGATCGAAGTCTCTAAATCAGTTACAGGAACTTTTGTTCCCTGCAGAATTTCCTTAGTCTCAGCATCCTGGATAAAAGCGACCAATTCAAAATCCTCTGTAGTCTCAAAAAAATAAAAATTAAAGGGAACACTCAGTGAATCAGTATCAGAAAAATTTATAAATGATCCATTTTCATCCGGAAGCATTTGATATTCAACAAAATTCAAATGATCCTGTCCCTGCCAATCTGTCATGATGTTGGATTGAGTTAACACTACATGCAGAACAAGATTTTCATAAGAAATCGGAGCTGTTTTCTGTAAAAGAACATCAATATTAAAGTAAGGATAATATGTGCTATCGCTGAGTATTTCTATCTGGAAAGCAGTATTGATCGCTTTCCGCTGGTTATAAATCGGCAGATAGCTGCTGTATAAACTCTGATTGTGACTTCCTTCAGTATTCCTTTCAATACCGTCGAAAATTGCTGTCGGGTATGATGCAATTGAATAATAATTGATCCTGGAACTGCTTGCAGGGTTTTCATAATCATCACCGGAATGATACTGAACAACGGCAACATCATGACCGTTATTTACCAGATCATCAGCTCCCATTGCTGCTCCCGGACAATATCCGCTCCAGGTTCCGGTTGCGGTTTCCATGATAACCATATTTCTTTCATTAGTATAAGTATTGATGTATTTGCTAAGCAGATCGTTTGAGTTATCCATGTCAGTTGTTAAATTTGTATAGATCTCGACTTTATACAGTTCATTTTCATTTTCTAATATATAGGGATCAAAAGAAATTAATTGTTCCTGGTTTGGTTCAATTGTAATAGGAGAATGTGTATTAGAATAAAGTAAATTTTCATTTGCTAAGATATCGCAGGTTACATCAAAAGTTTCCGTATTTAATCCATTGTTTTCAATATATGCTCTGGGAATGATCTCCGTTCCCGGTTCATATTGAGGATCAAGAATGATTTCGGTTACTGCAACATCGTGCTCAAGATTGCTGTAAAGATAGATATCATCGATATACCAATAGTTTATATTGTAAGAATCACCAAAAAAATACCAGCATATCTGGAAATCGGAATATTCATAATCTTCAAGAATAAGAATAACAGTTTCTGCAGGAACAGAAGCGACCGGATTAATTTCCCAGATGGAATTCCATTCTCCTGCTCCAATCCTGGTTGCAACTCCCAGAGTATATCCAAGATGATAATGATCGACATTATGTTTAAACTCTAAAGAGATATTATCCACTCCAGTTAAATCCACTGTATTGGAAATCAATCTGGAAGTATTGTTAAATTGTGGTGACCAGGAAAATCTTACCTCCGGAATTTCTCCCCCGGCATTATTGGTATTATTTGCGTTCCAATTTGAACTATGATCATCAATGCTCCAACCTTCGGGTGGAAAAATTCCTGTATCAAATTCTTCTGTGAGAAATGTTTCTGCACAGATCAGGGCTGGAATTAAAACCAGCAGTACGGATAAAATGATGTTTTTCATCTAATCTCCTTTAAAAACTTTTTGGAAATAACAAAACATAAATAATGCTGTTCCAGCAAGAATTTTTCACAAATAACATTCCAGATATTTTCCTAAATGATAAATTTCCATCTAATTCTGTAAATCCTCACTTCTGTGGGAAAATCGATCAATTCGTCAAAATCATCTTTTTTAGAGATGATTTCTTTTCTCCCTTAAAGCGTAAGAAATAGATTCCGCTGGAAACAGCACTTCCTTTAAAATCTTCACCATTCCAAACGAGAGAACCTTTATTGTTTTGTAAAGGTAAATTTGAAAATTTTTTCACAAGTTGTCCTTTGATATTAAATATCTCGATGACAGGATTTTCTGTTATATTTGATGATAGTTGATAAGAAATCGTTGTCGAAGATTGAAACGGATTCGGAAAATTTCCAATAAGTTGTGAAGTATTGCTTTGATATTCATCATCGATTCCGGAATCTTCATAACCTGAACCTATTACAGTTACATAAACAACCGGGAAATTTTCATTACTGGTCGTGATGATAATATCACCTTGATAATCCATCTCTGTTATGGGAGTGAAAACGACATCTAAATCGATACTTCCAAAAGCAGGAACTGAAAAATTATCAGTAGTTTCAAAATTCGGTATGGAAAAGATCGATCCTGAAAGTTCGTTTTCCCAATAATTAGTGATCGTTAACTGTTCTGTTCCTGATGATCCGATAGCAACATCACCAAAATCGATCTCTGATGGTGAGACAGGATTAAGAAAGCTGAAACCGGTAATCGCTGCCTGCTGGATCGTATGTTTGTTCGGAGCAGGGTCATTATTCCATGTTTGAACAATAGCAACTGCTTTCAGATCGTCAGTATTCCAGTTCGGTTGTAAATTCACAGTTGTTTCATAAACAGCTGTTTCTCCAATCGAGGTTAGATTGAAAGCCTGTTCATCATAAGTAGCAACAGAAGCACAATAACTGTCACTGATATAACGGGTTAAGATCAAAAGAATTCTATTGTTGGTTGTCGATATATCACCGGTAACTTCTACATTTGCCTGAATTATATATTCACCCTGTGTATTTATAAAAA is part of the Candidatus Cloacimonadota bacterium genome and harbors:
- a CDS encoding T9SS type A sorting domain-containing protein — translated: MKNIILSVLLVLIPALICAETFLTEEFDTGIFPPEGWSIDDHSSNWNANNTNNAGGEIPEVRFSWSPQFNNTSRLISNTVDLTGVDNISLEFKHNVDHYHLGYTLGVATRIGAGEWNSIWEINPVASVPAETVILILEDYEYSDFQICWYFFGDSYNINYWYIDDIYLYSNLEHDVAVTEIILDPQYEPGTEIIPRAYIENNGLNTETFDVTCDILANENLLYSNTHSPITIEPNQEQLISFDPYILENENELYKVEIYTNLTTDMDNSNDLLSKYINTYTNERNMVIMETATGTWSGYCPGAAMGADDLVNNGHDVAVVQYHSGDDYENPASSSRINYYSIASYPTAIFDGIERNTEGSHNQSLYSSYLPIYNQRKAINTAFQIEILSDSTYYPYFNIDVLLQKTAPISYENLVLHVVLTQSNIMTDWQGQDHLNFVEYQMLPDENGSFINFSDTDSLSVPFNFYFFETTEDFELVAFIQDAETKEILQGTKVPVTDLETSINEITTSNIKTRLLGNYPNPFIIGGFEQIGTSISYQLDDKCNENSSIKIFNIKGQLVKEFKELPLNNNTGSVCWNGKDKNNRPVSTGIYLYRLNNKDFSMTKKMLIIKN
- a CDS encoding T9SS type A sorting domain-containing protein, encoding MIWQGNGNDESPNYTSRKNFYGVGGIPHAQFGGIHDVVGGGTNMLPFYQSKYNMLIDLESPVAIDLAFFINTQGEYIIQANVEVTGDISTTNNRILLILTRYISDSYCASVATYDEQAFNLTSIGETAVYETTVNLQPNWNTDDLKAVAIVQTWNNDPAPNKHTIQQAAITGFSFLNPVSPSEIDFGDVAIGSSGTEQLTITNYWENELSGSIFSIPNFETTDNFSVPAFGSIDLDVVFTPITEMDYQGDIIITTSNENFPVVYVTVIGSGYEDSGIDDEYQSNTSQLIGNFPNPFQSSTTISYQLSSNITENPVIEIFNIKGQLVKKFSNLPLQNNKGSLVWNGEDFKGSAVSSGIYFLRFKGEKKSSLKKMILTN